In Oreochromis niloticus isolate F11D_XX linkage group LG18, O_niloticus_UMD_NMBU, whole genome shotgun sequence, one genomic interval encodes:
- the gjc2 gene encoding gap junction gamma-2 protein, with amino-acid sequence MSWSFLTRLLEEIHNHSTFVGKVWLTVLIIFRIVLTAVGGESIYSDEQTKFTCNTKQPGCDNVCYDAFAPLSHVRFWVFQIIMISTPSVMYMGYAIHKIARSSEEERRKQQRLRKKPPPHLRWRESHHLQEVLEEEEDDDAEPMIYEDTLEVQEAKPEPVSSTSKDPPKYDGRRKIMQEGLMRIYVLQLMSRAIFEIAFLAGQYLLYGFRVNPSYVCNRVPCPHRVDCFISRPTEKTIFLLIMYVVSCLCLVLNVCEMLHLGIGTFRDTLRMKRNRGQRMSYGYPFSRNIPASPPGYNLVMKTEKPTRIPNSLITHEQNMANVAQEQQCTSPDENIPSDLASLHRHLRVAQEQLDMAFQTYQTKNNQQTSRTSSPVSGGTMAEQNRVNTVQEKQGARPKSATEKAASIVKNGKTSVWI; translated from the coding sequence ATGAGCTGGAGCTTTCTCACTCGCCTCCTGGAAGAGATCCACAACCACTCCACCTTCGTGGGGAAAGTGTGGCTGACTGTGCTCATCATCTTTCGCATTGTGCTCACAGCAGTCGGAGGTGAGTCCATCTACTCGGACGAGCAGACCAAGTTCACCTGCAACACCAAGCAACCAGGCTGTGACAACGTATGCTATGACGCATTCGCTCCCCTCTCGCATGTTCGCTTCTGGGTCTTCCAGATCATCATGATCTCCACTCCCTCTGTCATGTACATGGGTTATGCCATCCACAAGATTGCCCGAAGTTCAGAGGAGGAGCGCAGGAAGCAGCAAAGACTTCGCAAAAAGCCACCTCCTCACTTGAGATGGAGAGAGAGCCACCATCTGCAGGAAGTcttagaggaggaggaagatgacgATGCGGAGCCAATGATCTATGAGGATACACTGGAGGTGCAGGAGGCCAAACCTGAACCAGTAAGCAGTACTAGCAAAGACCCACCAAAATATGATGGCCGCAGAAAAATAATGCAAGAAGGCCTGATGAGAATCTATGTCCTCCAACTCATGTCACGAGCCATTTTTGAAATTGCTTTCCTTGCTGGACAGTACCTCCTTTATGGTTTTCGAGTTAATCCTTCGTATGTATGCAACAGGGTGCCCTGCCCACACAGAGTGGACTGTTTCATCTCCAGGCCCACAGAAAAAACAATCTTCCTCCTAATTATGTATGTGGTAAGCTGTCTTTGTCTCGTGCTAAATGTCTGTGAGATGCTTCACTTGGGGATTGGCACTTTTCGGGATACTCTTCGCATGAAGAGGAACCGTGGCCAGCGGATGTCATACGGCTACCCATTCTCCCGTAACATCCCAGCGTCCCCTCCAGGGTACAATCTTGTGATGAAGACAGAAAAGCCTACCAGGATCCCCAACAGCCTCATCACACATGAGcaaaatatggccaatgtggcCCAGGAGCAGCAGTGCACCAGCCCAGATGAGAATATCCCCTCTGATCTTGCAAGTCTGCACCGGCATCTACGGGTTGCACAAGAGCAGCTTGATATGGCTTTTCAAACCTACCAAACCAAAAACAACCAACAAACCTCCAGAACCAGTAGTCCTGTGTCGGGAGGCACTATGGCTGAGCAGAATCGAGTTAATACAGTCCAAGAGAAACAAGGAGCAAGACCCAAGTCAGCCACAGAGAAGGCTGCATCCATTGTAAAAAACGGGAAGACTTCTGTCTGGATCTAG
- the LOC109195437 gene encoding uncharacterized protein LOC109195437 translates to MEAHLRVVVPMNGKFVFHKRPDGTIDKGKVVCLECKKEFAYHRSSSSLAYHLNAKHPAASAATASSEDVSNIASQSKAFRQTKLENTPRMSKSATDKLTNVIAKWIAMNCRPINIVEDITDDDPAYVVKFKNAFQKDLAARRANGNEIWFEVATALDPRFKDLKCLPREKREQVWTILENMLQAAEPRRADSLQPSTEDDGPAQKKRRSELLLGSDSDSEDGIESGELQRYRAEPSISIDDCPLQWWYAHSGVYEKLSVLAQKYLASPATSVPCERLFSLAGHIVQKKRAALLPENVTRLVCLSDWLRKKK, encoded by the exons ATGGAGGCGCATCTGAGAGTTGTTGTCCCAATGAACGGGAAATTTGTATTTCATAAACGCCCCGACGGCACCATTGACAAAGGTAAAGTGGTCTGCCTAGAGTGTAAGAAGGAGTTTGCTTACCACCGAAGCAGCTCAAGTTTGGCCTATCACCTCAACGCAAAGCACCCAGCCGCGAGTGCAGCAACAGCTAGCAGTGAAGACGTTAGCAATATAGCAAGCCAGAGCAAAGCTTTTCGCCAAACAAAACTAGAGAATACCCCTCGTATGAGCAAGTCTGCGACCGACAAGCTGACTAATGTTATTGCCAAGTGGATAGCGATGAACTGTAGGCCGATAAATATAGTAGAGGACATTACTGATGATGATCCTGCCTACGTGGTGAAGTTCAAGAATGCCTTCCAGAAGGATCTGGCAGCACGACGAGCTAATGGCAACGAGATATGGTTCGAGGTGGCCACAGCATTGGATCCACGGTTTAAGGATTTGAAATGTCTTCCAAGAGAAAAGAGGGAACAG gtGTGGACCATTCTGGAGAATATGCTCCAGGCAGCAGAGCCCAGAAGAGCAGATAGTCTCCAGCCCTCCACAGAGGATGATGGACCAGctcagaagaagaggaggagcgaACTCCTTCTGGGGTCTGACTCTGACTCAGAAGATGGAATTGAGTCTGGAGAGCTGCAGCGCTACAGAGCAGAACCCAGCATCAGTATTGATGACTGTCCCCTGCAGTGGTGGTATGCTCACTCAGGAGTCTATGAAAAGCTGTCAGTCCTAGCACAAAAGTACCTGGCCTCCCCAGCTACCTCTGTACCCTGTGAGAGACTCTTTAGCCTTGCAGGCCACATAGTGCAAAAGAAAAGGGCAGCCTTGCTTCCAGAAAATGTTACCAGGCTGGTGTGTCTTAGCGACTGGCTGAGGAAGAAGAAATGA
- the LOC109195682 gene encoding 5-beta-cholestane-3-alpha,7-alpha-diol 12-alpha-hydroxylase-like, with translation MNLCWLTESVMELLLPILLGFLACLVGGLYLLGVFRQRRPGEPPLDKGLIPWLGHVLEFRRNTLKFLERMEKKHGDIFTVQLGGFYITFVQDPFSFGGFVKESWDKLDARKVALHLVHRVFGYKAVEGERRIHEMSNNKHLKGEGLQELTQSFMSNLQNMMLHNIGSAAEDRTWKEDGLFRYSYNVVFRAGYLALFGNVPPKSEQSEEKAKEKDRAESEALFHEFRKYDQLFPRLAYGVLPPMEKLAAERLKTYFCDALSILKMKTKDNISGWVWDIQQGKEEMGMDVSMINRNMFMLLSASQGNTGPSSFWLLLFLMKHPEAMKAVKEEVDKVLKESGQEVRPGGPMVNLTREMLLKTPILDSAVEENLRLTAAPLLTRAVIKEMTFKMADGREYLLRKGDRIAIFPFSSVQHDPEIHPEPHSFKYDRFLNPDGTKKTDFYKAGKKVKYYTMPWGSGVSMCPGRFFATNELKQFVFLMLVYFELELKNPDEKIPEIDLSRYGFGTMQPVRDVQFRYRLRY, from the coding sequence ATGAATCTGTGCTGGTTAACTGAATCAGtcatggagctgctgctgccgATCCTTCTTGGCTTCCTTGCTTGTCTGGTCGGAGGGCTGTACCTTCTCGGAGTGTTCAGACAGCGGCGACCAGGAGAACCCCCCCTTGATAAAGGGCTCATTCCTTGGTTGGGTCATGTCTTAGAGTTTCGCAGGAACACCTTGAAGTTCCTAGAGAGAATGGAGAAGAAGCACGGTGATATATTTACAGTACAGCTGGGAGGGTTTTATATTACATTTGTCCAGGACCCTTTTTCATTTGGGGGATTCGTTAAGGAGAGTTGGGACAAACTGGACGCTCGAAAGGTTGCTCTGCATCTGGTGCACAGAGTGTTTGGATATAAAGCTGTTGAAGGGGAGCGTAGGATTCATGAAATGTCCAACAACAAGCATCTGAAGGGGGAAGGTCTGCAAGAACTGACCCAGTCTTTTATGAGTAATTTACAAAACATGATGTTGCACAACATTGGATCAGCTGCAGAGGACAGGACCTGGAAAGAAGATGGACTGTTCAGGTACAGCTACAATGTTGTTTTCAGAGCTGGATATTTGGCCTTGTTTGGCAATGTGCCACCCAAGTCTGAACAAAGTGAGGAGAAAgccaaagagaaagacagagctgAATCAGAAGCTTTGTTTCATGAGTTTCGTAAATATGACCAGCTCTTCCCCAGACTGGCGTATGGGGTCCTCCCACCGATGGAAAAGTTGGCTGCAGAGAGGTTGAAGACATACTTCTGCGATGCTCTGTCAATCCTGAAAATGAAAACCAAGGACAATATCAGTGGCTGGGTGTGGGACATACAGCAGGGTAAAGAGGAGATGGGAATGGATGTGTCAATGATAAACAGGAACATGTTTATGCTTCTTTCGGCCTCTCAGGGCAACACAGGGCCTTCTTCATTCTggctgctcctcttcctcatgaAACACCCAGAAGCCATGAAAGCAGTGAAGGAAGAGGTGGATAAAGTTCTGAAAGAATCTGGACAGGAGGTCCGGCCTGGTGGTCCTATGGTCAACCTGACCCGTGAAATGCTGTTGAAAACACCGATCCTGGACAGTGCTGTCGAAGAGAACCTCCGACTCACTGCTGCACCCCTCCTCACAAGGGCAGTGATAAAGGAAATGACCTTCAAGATGGCTGATGGGCGTGAATATTTACTTCGCAAGGGTGACAGAATTGCAATCTTTCCTTTCAGTTCTGTCCAACATGACCCAGAGATCCATCCTGAGCCGCACTCATTCAAATATGACCGCTTCCTGAATCCAGACGGGACCAAGAAAACTGATTTTTACAAAGCGGGAAAGAAGGTAAAATATTACACCATGCCCTGGGGATCCGGGGTCTCCATGTGCCCTGGGCGTTTCTTTGCCACCAATGAGCTGAAACAGTTTGTTTTCCTCATGTTGGTCTATTTTGAACTTGAGCTGAAGAATCCTGATGAGAAGATTCCTGAAATTGACCTCAGTCGATACGGCTTTGGAACGATGCAACCTGTCAGAGATGTCCAGTTCAGATACAGACTCAGATATTAA